The following are from one region of the Alkalimarinus sediminis genome:
- the rpsP gene encoding 30S ribosomal protein S16 → MVTIRLARGGSKKRPFYHLSVTDSRNARDGRYIERVGFFNPIARGQEERLRIDSERVNFWLEQGATTSDRVAKLLKEVKSAA, encoded by the coding sequence ATGGTTACAATCCGTTTAGCTCGTGGCGGCTCTAAAAAACGCCCGTTTTACCATTTGTCAGTTACTGATAGTCGCAATGCTCGCGATGGTCGTTACATAGAGCGTGTAGGGTTCTTCAATCCTATTGCTCGTGGCCAAGAAGAGCGTTTGCGTATTGATAGTGAGCGCGTTAACTTCTGGTTGGAGCAAGGTGCAACAACTTCAGATCGCGTTGCAAAGCTATTGAAAGAAGTTAAATCTGCTGCTTAA
- the ffh gene encoding signal recognition particle protein produces the protein MFENLTDRLSGSLKKITGQAKLTEDNIKETLREVRMALLEADVALPVVKEFIEQVKARSVGQEVMRSLTPGQEFVRIVDAELVRVMGETCESLDLSAQPPAVIMMAGLQGAGKTTTVAKLSRFLKEREKKKVMVVSADVYRPAAIKQLETLAGEVDVEFFPSTSEQNPVDIAAAAIDAAKKKFMDVVIVDTAGRLHIDDEMMGEIKQLHAAVNPVETLFVVDSMTGQDAANTAKAFNDALPLTGVVLTKTDGDARGGAALSVRSITGKPIKFMGVGEKTDALEPFYPDRVASRILGMGDVLTLIEEAERNLDKKKAEKLTKKIKKGKGFDLEDFRDQLLQMKNMGGMGNLLDKLPGMGQMAQAAQQHVNDKSLGQMEAMICSMTPHERRFPDVINNPRKRRIAAGSGTQIQDVNRLLKQHKQMQKMMKKFTKKGGMANMMRGMKGMMPPGGGFPPMGRM, from the coding sequence ATGTTTGAGAATTTAACCGACCGACTTTCTGGCAGCCTGAAAAAAATCACCGGACAGGCTAAGCTCACCGAAGACAATATTAAAGAAACCCTCAGAGAAGTGAGGATGGCGCTACTTGAGGCAGATGTAGCATTGCCAGTCGTTAAAGAGTTTATTGAACAGGTGAAAGCTCGATCTGTTGGCCAGGAGGTTATGAGAAGTCTGACACCTGGGCAAGAGTTTGTTCGTATCGTTGATGCAGAGCTTGTTCGGGTTATGGGTGAAACCTGTGAGTCGTTAGATCTGTCTGCTCAACCGCCTGCCGTGATTATGATGGCAGGTTTGCAGGGGGCAGGTAAAACCACCACTGTTGCTAAGCTTTCTCGCTTTCTAAAAGAGCGTGAAAAGAAAAAAGTAATGGTGGTTAGTGCTGACGTTTATCGTCCAGCCGCTATCAAGCAGCTTGAAACGCTAGCGGGTGAGGTGGATGTTGAGTTCTTCCCAAGTACCTCCGAGCAAAATCCGGTAGACATTGCTGCAGCAGCTATTGATGCAGCGAAGAAAAAGTTCATGGATGTGGTGATTGTCGATACTGCGGGTCGATTGCACATAGATGATGAAATGATGGGGGAGATTAAGCAACTTCATGCTGCTGTTAACCCTGTTGAGACGCTCTTTGTTGTCGACTCGATGACGGGTCAAGATGCGGCAAATACGGCTAAAGCTTTTAATGATGCGTTACCTCTTACCGGGGTTGTGTTGACTAAAACAGACGGTGATGCGCGTGGTGGTGCTGCGTTGTCTGTTCGCTCTATTACCGGTAAGCCAATTAAGTTCATGGGTGTTGGTGAAAAGACTGATGCACTTGAGCCCTTTTACCCCGATCGTGTTGCCTCTCGTATTTTGGGGATGGGTGACGTTCTTACTCTTATCGAGGAGGCTGAACGCAATCTAGATAAGAAGAAAGCTGAAAAGCTCACGAAGAAGATTAAAAAAGGTAAAGGCTTTGATCTTGAAGATTTTCGTGATCAGCTTTTGCAGATGAAAAACATGGGGGGCATGGGTAATTTGCTTGATAAGTTGCCGGGTATGGGGCAAATGGCTCAGGCGGCTCAGCAGCATGTAAATGATAAGTCTTTAGGGCAGATGGAGGCGATGATTTGTTCTATGACGCCCCATGAAAGACGCTTTCCTGATGTAATCAATAACCCTCGTAAACGACGTATTGCTGCGGGTTCGGGTACTCAAATACAAGATGTGAACAGGCTTTTGAAGCAGCATAAGCAGATGCAAAAGATGATGAAAAAGTTTACCAAAAAAGGTGGTATGGCCAATATGATGCGCGGCATGAAAGGAATGATGCCTCCGGGTGGTGGTTTTCCGCCAATGGGGCGCATGTAG
- a CDS encoding cytochrome C assembly family protein, producing the protein MNILFFGLTSIALYSLGTTYQALIYFQKAPSKPFFALLIGLIAAAAHSTMTYGLVSVNGGLDLSFFNASSLFASLIVAVLLIVSVQRPTQNLFLVAYPIAIATIVCALLFDASPEELTYKNSGILSHIILSVLAYSVFTLAAGQAFLLYLQNKQLKTNYTSLLIRNLPPLQTMEALLFEMIWTGLILLTLGIVSGAIFIDDLFAQHLAHKTILSIIAWSIFTALLVGRQIKGWRGITASKWTLWGCLFLMLGYFGSKLVIELIL; encoded by the coding sequence ATGAACATACTTTTTTTCGGGCTGACATCAATAGCGCTCTATTCACTCGGGACAACATACCAAGCGTTGATCTATTTTCAGAAAGCGCCTTCAAAGCCTTTTTTTGCATTGCTGATAGGGTTGATTGCCGCCGCTGCTCATAGCACCATGACATATGGACTGGTTTCCGTTAATGGCGGGCTTGATCTTAGTTTTTTTAATGCCTCTTCATTATTTGCAAGCTTGATTGTTGCAGTACTGCTGATCGTGAGCGTACAACGCCCCACACAAAATCTTTTCTTAGTCGCCTACCCGATCGCAATAGCCACCATTGTTTGCGCTCTATTATTTGATGCCAGCCCCGAGGAACTGACCTACAAAAACTCAGGTATTCTCTCCCACATTATTCTTTCAGTTTTGGCCTACAGCGTCTTCACCCTGGCAGCAGGCCAAGCGTTTCTGCTATATCTGCAAAACAAGCAACTAAAAACCAACTACACCAGTTTGTTAATTAGAAACCTCCCACCTTTACAAACAATGGAGGCACTCTTATTTGAGATGATCTGGACCGGACTCATCCTACTCACACTAGGAATTGTTAGCGGTGCTATTTTTATCGATGACCTGTTCGCACAACATCTCGCCCACAAAACCATCTTATCGATCATCGCCTGGTCTATTTTTACAGCGTTGCTTGTTGGCCGGCAAATCAAAGGTTGGAGAGGAATAACAGCGAGCAAATGGACGCTATGGGGCTGCCTCTTCCTTATGCTAGGCTATTTCGGCAGCAAACTGGTTATCGAGCTCATACTCTAA
- a CDS encoding HlyC/CorC family transporter, protein MNESSTELLFLILFLLIILSGFFSSSETGMMSLNRYRLKHLTRSGHKGAQRASKLLDRTDQLIGVILIGNNFVNIFASSIATIIALRLWGDAGIAIATALLTIVILIFAEVTPKTLAALYPEKIAFPASFVLTPLLKLLYPLVWSVNLITNNLLRLLGIKQSNQDSDNLSREELRTLVNEAGALIPRKHQDMLVGILDLEKVTVNDIMVPRNEIVGIDIEDDFSDIITQIESSQHTRLPIYKNDINNIIGILHLRNLTRVLSQETPNKASLLQECREPYFVPESTPLHTQLMNFQKEKRRIGIVVDEYGDIMGIATMEDILEEIVGEFTTNFSANSADITPQDDGSYIIDGSATIRTINKTLSWNLPTSGPKTLNGLITEALESIPDTSVCLKIHKHQMEIRQIKDNVVKTVRIYPPGK, encoded by the coding sequence TTGAACGAAAGCTCAACCGAGTTATTATTTTTAATTCTATTCTTACTGATCATTCTTTCAGGCTTTTTTTCTAGCTCGGAAACAGGAATGATGTCCCTCAACCGCTACCGCCTGAAGCACTTGACCAGAAGCGGGCATAAAGGCGCACAAAGGGCCAGCAAACTACTCGATCGTACCGACCAGTTGATTGGCGTGATCCTCATCGGCAACAACTTTGTCAATATATTTGCATCTTCAATTGCCACAATCATCGCCCTAAGACTATGGGGGGATGCAGGCATTGCTATTGCAACAGCACTACTTACAATTGTGATCCTGATTTTTGCAGAAGTAACACCCAAAACACTAGCTGCACTATACCCCGAGAAAATAGCATTCCCAGCATCATTCGTATTAACTCCTCTATTAAAGCTTCTGTACCCACTAGTATGGAGCGTAAACCTTATTACGAACAATCTGTTAAGACTGCTCGGCATCAAGCAAAGCAATCAAGATTCTGATAATTTGAGCCGAGAAGAGTTAAGAACACTGGTCAATGAAGCAGGCGCACTAATCCCTCGCAAACACCAAGATATGTTAGTGGGCATACTAGACCTGGAAAAAGTAACCGTTAACGACATCATGGTGCCTCGCAACGAAATAGTCGGTATCGATATTGAAGACGACTTTTCAGACATCATTACTCAAATAGAGTCTAGTCAGCATACCAGGCTGCCAATTTATAAAAATGACATCAACAATATCATCGGTATCTTACACCTTCGGAACTTAACACGCGTTCTGTCCCAAGAAACCCCCAACAAAGCATCACTACTACAAGAGTGTCGAGAGCCTTATTTTGTGCCTGAGAGCACACCTCTACACACTCAACTCATGAACTTCCAAAAGGAAAAAAGACGTATTGGCATTGTGGTCGATGAGTATGGCGATATTATGGGCATTGCCACCATGGAAGATATTCTTGAAGAGATCGTAGGTGAATTCACCACCAATTTCTCAGCCAACAGCGCAGACATTACCCCTCAAGATGATGGCAGTTATATCATTGACGGCTCAGCGACTATTCGCACGATTAATAAAACACTCTCCTGGAACCTGCCCACATCAGGACCAAAAACCTTGAACGGTCTTATCACTGAAGCACTTGAATCTATTCCAGATACCAGTGTTTGCCTAAAGATTCATAAACATCAAATGGAAATAAGACAGATCAAAGACAACGTGGTAAAGACAGTGAGAATATACCCCCCTGGCAAATAA
- a CDS encoding DUF1631 domain-containing protein, whose translation MNNQSGISYIKDHKMSGLAHNIHKDMKTIQTDAISSLMELLQSMFDGIDDSFFELANGARSNNEQNRFFEAMREIRIQRKGIENHFQLAISNFFKTPPRLKQADTSDSLEDINADTLSLVQEDALEEDVATNTMITKARANFQGQLLQIQTRMTSIYSPGSKDEIANPLDPELICSAFTQSCINLEINIREKLIVYKQFDRFVMSNLGDIYDRTNKQLIDAGVLPNLKHHGKKGRTSAKSSNSSASPIESQDSSGYSDSLDQAANGIEIFAQIQSLLANVRQQTGTGYSAPNSGNVRFVADSDLMNMLSTLQEQIPQQTLDDNTPTVINIRDALTSLLEQKNRASGESSSLNQVDEDLINLVSMLFEFILEDYNLSAPIQVLISRLQIPILKVVIKDKSFFAKNSHPARKLLNALAKAGIGWNDASEKQRDKLYEQIHTIVHTVLDEFNGDVAIFDTLYQRFSAFIDKEEHKAKIVEQRTKESEEGRIKSNKAQQTVEEIIKTKLASVDIPTTAKETIQNGWSRVMFLAYLKDDTEHRWQQTTDTLEQLIWCLMPHSEDKDRQRWVRTVPGLLKEVKAGLQEVSYNSARLDQTMADMKKALTDAFKQQSVSAAAKSEPEHISDTAAEASQETFSTTEKTAIQKQKEIEDAAIAEHMLKVDAIDTGSWIEFSLVNGSKFRCKLSTKIDEADCLIFVNRMGLKVVEKTRRELAHEMRRGRVKVLEQGLLVDRAMNSVMGNLRKMSGAAAH comes from the coding sequence ATGAACAACCAATCTGGCATTAGTTATATTAAAGATCATAAAATGTCGGGGTTAGCACACAACATTCATAAGGATATGAAGACTATTCAAACAGATGCTATCTCCTCCCTGATGGAACTGCTTCAAAGCATGTTCGACGGTATTGACGACTCTTTTTTCGAGCTAGCTAACGGTGCTCGTAGCAATAACGAGCAGAACCGTTTCTTCGAGGCTATGAGAGAGATTCGTATACAGCGAAAGGGAATCGAGAACCACTTCCAACTCGCGATTTCAAATTTCTTCAAAACACCTCCACGGTTGAAGCAAGCAGACACATCCGACTCGCTAGAAGATATAAATGCCGACACCCTCTCGCTAGTGCAGGAAGATGCACTTGAAGAAGATGTTGCTACCAATACGATGATCACCAAAGCGCGTGCAAACTTCCAGGGCCAACTGCTCCAGATTCAAACTCGCATGACATCAATCTATAGCCCAGGTAGCAAGGACGAGATTGCCAACCCCTTAGACCCTGAGCTGATCTGTAGCGCATTCACCCAATCATGCATTAATCTAGAGATCAATATTCGAGAAAAACTGATTGTTTATAAGCAGTTCGATCGCTTCGTTATGTCCAACTTAGGCGACATTTACGATCGCACCAATAAACAGTTGATAGATGCAGGCGTTTTACCGAACTTAAAACACCACGGCAAGAAAGGGCGAACATCTGCAAAAAGCAGCAACTCTTCCGCCTCACCTATAGAGAGCCAAGATAGCAGCGGGTACTCAGATAGCCTTGATCAAGCAGCCAATGGAATTGAGATATTCGCTCAGATCCAGTCACTTCTGGCCAATGTTCGCCAACAAACAGGTACTGGATATTCGGCCCCCAACAGTGGAAACGTTCGTTTTGTTGCCGACAGCGACCTTATGAACATGCTGTCGACCTTACAAGAGCAGATTCCGCAACAAACACTCGATGACAATACCCCTACCGTCATCAATATTCGAGACGCACTCACCTCGCTGCTCGAACAAAAAAATCGCGCTTCGGGCGAAAGCTCTAGCTTAAATCAAGTAGATGAAGACCTGATAAACCTTGTCTCTATGCTATTTGAATTTATTCTTGAAGATTACAATCTATCAGCCCCTATACAGGTTCTGATAAGCCGACTGCAGATCCCGATTCTAAAAGTCGTTATTAAAGACAAATCATTTTTTGCAAAAAACAGCCACCCTGCCCGAAAACTGCTAAATGCATTAGCTAAAGCAGGTATAGGTTGGAACGATGCTTCAGAGAAACAAAGAGATAAGCTTTACGAGCAGATTCATACCATAGTTCATACCGTACTCGATGAATTTAATGGGGATGTGGCGATTTTCGATACACTGTATCAACGGTTCTCGGCGTTTATCGACAAAGAAGAACATAAAGCCAAAATAGTTGAACAAAGAACAAAAGAGTCTGAAGAAGGCCGAATTAAGTCAAATAAAGCCCAACAGACAGTAGAAGAAATCATTAAGACAAAACTCGCGTCCGTTGACATCCCAACAACGGCTAAAGAGACCATTCAAAATGGTTGGAGCCGAGTGATGTTCTTGGCCTATTTAAAAGATGATACAGAGCATCGCTGGCAGCAAACGACCGACACTCTCGAACAGCTGATCTGGTGTTTAATGCCCCACTCAGAGGATAAAGACAGACAACGCTGGGTTCGTACAGTTCCAGGTTTACTGAAAGAGGTAAAAGCAGGCCTACAAGAGGTCTCTTATAACTCAGCTCGCCTAGATCAGACAATGGCAGATATGAAAAAGGCACTCACAGATGCCTTTAAGCAACAATCAGTCAGCGCTGCAGCTAAAAGCGAGCCTGAACATATCAGTGATACAGCAGCAGAGGCCTCGCAAGAGACCTTCTCAACCACGGAAAAGACAGCCATTCAGAAACAGAAAGAGATCGAAGATGCAGCTATCGCAGAACATATGCTAAAAGTTGACGCTATCGATACTGGCAGCTGGATTGAGTTCTCATTAGTTAATGGCAGTAAGTTTCGTTGTAAGCTATCCACCAAAATCGATGAGGCTGACTGCCTGATATTTGTCAATAGAATGGGACTGAAAGTCGTCGAGAAAACTCGACGAGAACTTGCACATGAAATGAGAAGAGGGCGAGTCAAAGTATTGGAGCAAGGCCTTCTGGTTGACCGGGCAATGAACTCTGTCATGGGAAACCTTAGAAAAATGTCTGGTGCGGCAGCCCACTAA
- a CDS encoding TonB family protein: protein MQKFNSSSPYRTLLAISFAILFHTILAISLFQILPKIETEKTVSIQLTISSQASSSAIQTRANNAANKPEESAEEILNKEKVQNASKEVITSTGESLFSDHSSTQQAEKTDQKTTPDQSTVSVKQENIFIPKIKTDLPDVRRDIAISSKSQAASKSFTEISSLFQQQESETEVVQTSSDPEREKISAYEEALRKKLTQAQYQDKLYPIISKLSESKLVSLELVIFPNGSIRNVLIKKSSNDQKLDQAVRRIALEASPYPEPPKEDRSFGYKYNITIRYEPPSAR from the coding sequence ATGCAAAAATTTAATAGCTCTTCACCCTATAGAACCTTACTTGCTATATCATTTGCTATCCTGTTTCACACGATCTTAGCCATCTCTCTCTTTCAGATATTACCCAAAATTGAAACAGAAAAGACTGTCTCTATTCAGTTAACCATTTCCTCACAGGCCAGCAGCTCAGCTATACAGACTAGAGCGAATAATGCTGCAAATAAACCAGAAGAGAGCGCCGAAGAAATACTCAATAAAGAAAAAGTACAAAACGCATCTAAAGAAGTTATCACGAGTACCGGCGAGAGTCTTTTTAGTGACCACTCCTCAACACAACAAGCAGAAAAAACCGATCAAAAAACCACCCCAGACCAATCAACGGTCTCTGTTAAACAAGAAAATATTTTCATTCCGAAGATCAAAACAGACCTACCAGACGTAAGAAGAGATATAGCCATTTCAAGCAAGAGCCAGGCTGCGTCCAAGTCATTTACCGAAATTTCCAGTTTGTTCCAACAACAAGAATCTGAAACCGAGGTTGTACAGACCTCAAGCGACCCTGAGCGCGAAAAGATTTCAGCTTATGAGGAGGCGCTCCGCAAGAAGCTTACTCAAGCCCAATACCAAGATAAACTTTATCCAATTATCAGTAAACTGAGCGAGAGCAAGCTAGTATCGTTGGAGCTCGTTATTTTTCCAAACGGTTCAATTAGAAATGTTTTGATTAAAAAATCGAGCAATGACCAAAAATTAGACCAAGCTGTTAGAAGAATTGCTCTCGAGGCGAGCCCTTACCCAGAGCCACCAAAAGAAGACAGGTCATTTGGGTACAAGTACAATATAACCATTCGATACGAGCCGCCTTCTGCCCGCTAA
- the grxD gene encoding Grx4 family monothiol glutaredoxin: MDIMDTIKEQIEGNDILLYMKGTPQAPQCGFSAKTVQSLMACGERFAYVNILENSDVRENLKVYSNWPTFPQLYIKGELIGGCDIVLEMYESGELKELVKKAAAESASES; the protein is encoded by the coding sequence ATGGATATAATGGATACGATTAAAGAGCAGATTGAAGGTAATGATATTCTGCTATACATGAAGGGTACTCCGCAGGCGCCTCAATGTGGGTTTTCTGCAAAGACTGTTCAGTCTTTGATGGCGTGCGGTGAGCGTTTTGCGTATGTGAACATTCTAGAAAACTCAGACGTTAGGGAAAACCTAAAAGTCTATTCAAACTGGCCAACTTTCCCTCAGTTGTATATTAAAGGTGAGTTAATTGGCGGTTGTGATATCGTGCTAGAAATGTACGAAAGCGGCGAGCTAAAAGAGTTAGTGAAAAAAGCTGCAGCTGAATCAGCTTCTGAGAGCTAA
- a CDS encoding hydantoinase B/oxoprolinase family protein → MNAIELNVFNSRLEAVCDEMGVTLKRSAFSPNIKDRLDFSCAVFDADGKLCAQAAHVPVHLGSMAYAMKGVVGRQEWSEGDMMVMNDPFMGGTHLPDVTVIAPVFITGELVAFVVNRAHHANIGATTPGSMPVSSKLDEEGVLIKPQLLIKKGIDNEAVWRSLAFDTGQQEGDFLGDFQAQVSANRAGVNRLSLLIKDMSVEMFLQGVDELNEYARRLSHSALATIPEGRYSFQDVMDSDGFGQGAISIGLSLDVRAGEVNLDFSGTSPQVKGNINCPISVTAAAVYYVFRCLMPEQTPACAGAFDFIKMMAPEGSLVNACYPAAVAAGNVETSTRVVDVILGALSKAIPERIPAASQGTMNNIAMGMSHRAGRWDYYETIAGGCGASNGRAGLSAVQSHMTNTLNTPIESLEMHYPLCVEKYELRRSSGGKGIWTGGDGVAKHFRFKDSAIVTLLTERRLSGPWGANGGQGGLVGVNLFNNKVVADKTSFKVSSGDTVEIRTPGGGGWGKCN, encoded by the coding sequence ATGAATGCAATTGAACTAAATGTTTTTAACAGCCGTTTAGAGGCTGTCTGTGATGAGATGGGGGTCACCCTTAAGCGTTCAGCATTCTCACCTAACATAAAAGATAGGTTGGACTTCTCGTGTGCGGTATTTGATGCAGATGGAAAGTTATGCGCACAGGCCGCACATGTTCCAGTTCACCTTGGTAGTATGGCATATGCTATGAAAGGGGTTGTGGGCCGACAAGAGTGGTCTGAAGGCGATATGATGGTGATGAATGACCCGTTTATGGGGGGGACTCACCTGCCAGATGTCACGGTTATAGCGCCGGTTTTCATAACGGGTGAGTTAGTCGCATTTGTTGTGAATCGAGCGCATCATGCCAACATAGGGGCAACAACTCCAGGTTCTATGCCGGTATCATCCAAGTTAGATGAGGAGGGTGTTCTGATAAAACCTCAGCTGCTGATTAAGAAGGGCATTGACAATGAGGCAGTCTGGAGATCGCTAGCGTTTGATACCGGGCAACAAGAGGGTGACTTTTTAGGGGACTTTCAGGCTCAGGTAAGTGCTAATCGCGCAGGGGTTAATCGACTCTCTCTGCTGATTAAAGATATGTCGGTAGAGATGTTTCTGCAAGGTGTTGACGAGCTTAATGAGTACGCCCGTCGACTCTCTCATTCGGCACTCGCAACAATACCTGAGGGGCGCTACTCGTTTCAGGATGTGATGGACTCCGATGGGTTTGGACAAGGTGCTATTAGCATTGGTTTGAGCTTAGATGTCAGAGCAGGCGAAGTCAACTTGGACTTCTCAGGCACGTCTCCGCAAGTTAAAGGTAATATCAACTGCCCGATTAGCGTGACAGCTGCGGCTGTGTATTATGTCTTTCGATGCTTAATGCCTGAGCAAACGCCAGCCTGTGCTGGGGCATTTGATTTTATTAAGATGATGGCGCCCGAAGGGTCGTTAGTGAATGCCTGCTATCCTGCTGCTGTTGCGGCAGGCAATGTTGAGACTAGCACCCGTGTCGTTGATGTTATTTTGGGTGCTTTGTCCAAGGCTATCCCTGAACGAATCCCCGCAGCAAGTCAGGGGACGATGAATAATATAGCAATGGGTATGTCTCATCGTGCAGGTCGCTGGGACTATTATGAAACAATTGCTGGAGGTTGTGGCGCCTCAAACGGCCGGGCAGGGCTCTCTGCAGTTCAGTCACATATGACCAATACTTTGAACACGCCTATTGAGAGCTTGGAAATGCATTATCCTTTATGTGTTGAAAAGTATGAGTTACGCAGGTCAAGTGGTGGTAAAGGCATTTGGACTGGCGGCGATGGTGTGGCTAAGCACTTCCGCTTTAAAGACTCTGCAATCGTAACGTTATTGACTGAGAGAAGGTTGAGTGGGCCCTGGGGGGCTAATGGTGGTCAGGGTGGCTTGGTTGGCGTTAATTTATTCAACAACAAGGTTGTCGCAGATAAGACAAGTTTTAAGGTGTCGTCCGGTGATACGGTTGAGATTAGAACGCCAGGGGGCGGTGGTTGGGGTAAGTGCAATTAA